One Cohnella candidum genomic region harbors:
- a CDS encoding glycosyl hydrolase family 28-related protein has translation MEDESPKKRMGRRQFLTGVAAAGLALLTGGLLRGKLMPVESASASATPTAQPDKPMAVNIRDFGADPTGKKDSSEAFTRALKFIEDSVSANPAAAAVGDPNRRGRVNLYLPEGSYLVTKPEALMRKSYTTRTVGLTIQGAGRGVTQIVYRNSSAGKYMLYNDDAWMFLTIADIEFVSQNAANNFMYSYSEGGAQNYTFERCLWTGSWNEIFRLEGSNTNSEMTWYHCGFSGAIKRAVYVPAAKGSDQFLNYNFFACQFEVSQGDYLIFEKGGNINVWGGSLIHRDDEKGGTFFKLMNGSHANGVQRFLCIGARFEHRNESSQLIDCGWNDGTVSFISCDMSSQAFRLDPAVHAVFRSANQKMPNIKFQECSLMGKHEFRYSKGSWQAPHNVVYENCEFPQGLAAKDFLVYTAEDGPTGGNAGGQPVVAFRNCRSIGATEETAFFDSDQGYQRSNRAQLTKKLISIKDASGALPARGGQEVFRLPLGAVILNVKFLCTAGAFDGSGPADYWLETSESVPSRIAAVQAASAAQGFRKDEDVFFECGTSARCRLKLRAGPGVEPNRAAYCLVEYIG, from the coding sequence GTGGAAGATGAATCCCCGAAAAAGAGAATGGGGCGCAGACAGTTTCTGACCGGCGTCGCGGCGGCAGGGCTCGCGCTTCTTACCGGCGGGCTTCTGAGAGGGAAGCTGATGCCGGTGGAATCGGCGTCCGCTTCGGCAACGCCGACGGCGCAGCCGGACAAGCCCATGGCGGTCAATATCCGGGATTTCGGCGCAGATCCCACGGGCAAAAAGGACAGCAGCGAAGCGTTCACCCGCGCGCTCAAGTTCATCGAGGATTCCGTCTCGGCCAATCCCGCCGCGGCTGCGGTCGGGGACCCGAACCGCAGGGGAAGGGTCAACCTGTATTTGCCGGAGGGCAGCTATCTGGTCACGAAACCGGAAGCGCTTATGCGGAAATCTTACACCACCCGGACGGTCGGCCTGACCATTCAGGGAGCCGGCCGGGGCGTCACGCAGATCGTTTACCGCAATTCGTCGGCCGGCAAATACATGCTTTACAACGACGACGCTTGGATGTTCCTCACGATAGCGGACATCGAGTTCGTGTCGCAGAACGCCGCGAACAATTTCATGTACTCGTACTCGGAAGGCGGCGCCCAGAACTACACGTTCGAAAGGTGTTTGTGGACGGGGTCCTGGAACGAGATTTTCCGGCTCGAGGGCAGCAACACGAACAGCGAAATGACCTGGTACCATTGCGGGTTTTCGGGCGCGATCAAGCGGGCGGTGTACGTGCCGGCGGCGAAGGGCTCGGACCAGTTCCTCAACTACAACTTTTTCGCTTGCCAATTCGAGGTGTCGCAGGGCGACTATCTCATTTTCGAGAAGGGCGGCAACATCAACGTTTGGGGCGGCAGCCTGATCCATCGGGACGACGAGAAGGGCGGCACGTTCTTCAAATTGATGAACGGCAGTCACGCCAACGGCGTTCAGCGTTTCCTGTGCATCGGGGCGAGATTCGAGCATCGGAACGAGAGCAGCCAGTTGATCGACTGCGGTTGGAACGACGGAACGGTGTCTTTCATCAGCTGCGACATGTCCTCCCAGGCGTTTCGCTTGGATCCCGCCGTCCATGCCGTGTTCCGTTCGGCTAATCAGAAAATGCCGAATATCAAATTCCAGGAATGCTCGCTGATGGGAAAACACGAATTCCGTTACAGCAAAGGCTCCTGGCAAGCTCCCCATAACGTCGTTTACGAAAACTGCGAATTCCCGCAGGGTCTGGCCGCGAAGGATTTCCTGGTTTACACGGCGGAGGACGGCCCCACGGGAGGCAATGCGGGAGGCCAGCCGGTCGTGGCGTTCCGGAATTGCCGGAGCATCGGGGCTACGGAGGAAACGGCCTTCTTCGACTCCGATCAAGGTTACCAACGGAGCAACCGGGCCCAGCTGACCAAGAAGCTGATCAGCATCAAGGACGCTTCGGGGGCGCTCCCGGCCAGGGGAGGGCAAGAAGTATTCCGGCTTCCCTTGGGAGCGGTTATCTTGAACGTCAAATTCCTGTGCACCGCCGGCGCCTTCGACGGATCCGGGCCCGCCGATTATTGGCTCGAAACGTCGGAGTCGGTGCCGTCCCGGATCGCTGCCGTACAGGCCGCATCCGCGGCGCAGGGATTCCGGAAGGACGAAGACGTCTTTTTCGAATGCGGCACTTCTGCCCGGTGCAGGCTCAAGCTTCGCGCCGGACCGGGCGTAGAGCCCAACCGTGCGGCTTATTGTTTGGTGGAATACATCGGCTGA